In a genomic window of Arthrobacter woluwensis:
- a CDS encoding hemerythrin domain-containing protein, with protein MTDSPRSGEQPEVVRLIAWGDELREVHQRLRKALHLARTSLESSPDDAPVGRDILLFCHGFCAALTGHHQGEDRRLFPAIEEEHPELSGALRKLAEDHVLISQLLEDLEAAVRSADPPERLVSRLDGIGAIMESHFQYEERQLLTILDSLELDARPHEVLGPL; from the coding sequence ATGACGGACTCGCCCCGCAGTGGAGAGCAGCCGGAAGTCGTGCGGCTGATCGCCTGGGGTGACGAACTGCGGGAGGTGCACCAGCGGCTCCGAAAAGCGTTGCACCTCGCCCGGACCTCCCTGGAATCCAGCCCGGACGATGCTCCCGTGGGCCGTGACATCCTGTTGTTCTGCCACGGATTCTGCGCCGCATTGACAGGTCACCACCAGGGTGAGGACCGCCGGCTGTTCCCTGCGATCGAGGAGGAGCATCCAGAGCTGTCCGGCGCGCTGCGCAAACTGGCCGAAGACCACGTCCTGATCTCCCAGCTGCTGGAAGACCTGGAAGCGGCCGTGCGCAGCGCCGATCCGCCGGAACGCCTGGTCTCCCGCCTCGACGGCATCGGCGCCATCATGGAATCTCATTTCCAGTACGAGGAGAGGCAGTTGCTGACGATCCTCGACTCCCTCGAGCTGGATGCGCGGCCTCACGAGGTTCTAGGTCCGCTGTGA